The following proteins are encoded in a genomic region of Flammeovirga pectinis:
- a CDS encoding HesB/IscA family protein has product MIQVTDEAAKRIIDLREAEGRSDDQNVRVSVKGGGCSGLMYDLSFDAETKDSDDIFEDKGVKIFVDKKSLLYLAGTTLDFSDGLNGKGFQFVNPNANRTCGCGESFSI; this is encoded by the coding sequence ATGATTCAAGTAACAGATGAAGCTGCAAAGCGCATAATTGATTTAAGAGAAGCAGAAGGTCGAAGTGACGATCAAAATGTTCGTGTATCTGTTAAAGGTGGTGGTTGTTCAGGTTTAATGTACGACTTATCATTTGATGCAGAAACAAAAGATTCTGATGATATATTCGAAGATAAAGGCGTTAAAATATTCGTAGACAAAAAGAGTTTACTTTATTTAGCGGGAACAACTTTAGATTTTTCTGATGGTTTGAATGGCAAAGGATTTCAATTCGTGAACCCTAATGCTAACAGAACATGTGGATGTGGCGAGAGCTTTTCAATTTAA
- a CDS encoding 7TM diverse intracellular signaling domain-containing protein: MKLSFIKLSIVFICMLSSALMAKNTNNIVEIPMLQQKVFIPSSSVLVLKDPSNEKTLKQVIADSLQFESLSKDMIFLSDEAEFFWVKVQLTGKALSKDRWLFEIPDSHLGSVTAFMSVDGRPTVYLEAAGYDHKFSKRKYQHKNIIFPIDNINVNNGGVVTIYLKYESKFRNVLFYKLSKVNTFLSYSNTEYLLLGLYYGILICLILSSILLYFSIGEKTLIYLIGFLLTSILVGLTEDNLGSQYLFVNQPELNYLLMKYASTLSMLSIVLLSTHFLKMREKYFNAYISIWAVTIVNALYFLIFKGINVSIWSLPTFLIPFIIIFIYLLKDIKKEETKITYFLIGYVVILSGLTLQVLRVYGIFISDNIIVVYAFNLGLLLTGLFMTLSQFEKFKVLKEEKEKVQLQLIEDLKVREKVIEDKVVERTNEIAKQKEVIDVKNKELEWVNDELNKQRLQIQSLNKKLTVENEQLIEDVGHLETARVLMQEVTFEEFEKMFPSDEMCYNYLEEIKWKEGFTCKKCGGTDYAKGTGVNSRRCKKCNYNESVTSGTLFHRLHFPIQKAFYMVFIVFSKDGDISSTKLSEILEMRQNTCWKFSKKIKESIELKKEVLGSEDLLKQKGWEELILN, translated from the coding sequence ATGAAACTATCCTTTATAAAACTATCAATAGTATTTATTTGTATGCTTTCTAGTGCCTTAATGGCAAAGAATACAAATAATATTGTTGAAATACCCATGTTACAGCAGAAGGTGTTTATTCCATCCTCATCAGTATTGGTATTAAAAGATCCTTCAAACGAAAAAACTTTAAAACAAGTAATTGCAGATTCCTTACAATTTGAATCTCTATCTAAAGACATGATATTTTTATCTGATGAAGCAGAGTTCTTCTGGGTAAAAGTACAATTAACTGGTAAAGCACTATCAAAAGATAGGTGGTTATTCGAAATCCCTGATAGTCATTTAGGTAGCGTAACTGCATTTATGAGTGTTGATGGTAGACCTACTGTATATTTAGAAGCAGCAGGTTATGATCATAAATTCTCAAAGCGTAAGTATCAACACAAAAATATAATCTTCCCTATAGATAACATTAATGTTAACAATGGAGGAGTTGTAACGATTTACTTGAAATATGAATCAAAATTTAGAAATGTTCTTTTTTATAAACTCAGTAAAGTCAATACTTTTCTCTCTTATTCAAATACAGAATATTTATTGTTGGGGCTATATTATGGAATTTTAATCTGTCTAATCCTGTCTAGTATTCTCTTATATTTTAGTATTGGAGAAAAGACATTGATCTATTTAATTGGATTTCTTTTAACAAGTATACTTGTAGGTTTAACAGAAGACAATTTAGGTTCTCAGTACTTATTTGTAAACCAGCCAGAATTAAATTACCTATTGATGAAGTATGCCTCTACTTTGAGTATGCTTTCTATCGTTCTCTTATCGACCCACTTTTTAAAGATGCGAGAGAAGTATTTTAATGCATATATATCTATATGGGCGGTTACAATAGTTAATGCACTTTACTTCTTGATATTTAAAGGAATAAATGTATCTATTTGGTCTTTACCTACATTCTTAATTCCATTCATTATAATATTTATTTATTTACTTAAAGATATCAAGAAGGAAGAAACCAAAATCACTTACTTTCTTATTGGTTACGTTGTAATACTCTCAGGACTTACCCTTCAAGTATTACGTGTTTATGGAATATTTATTTCTGATAACATCATAGTTGTTTACGCTTTTAATTTAGGGCTCCTTTTAACAGGATTATTTATGACACTTTCTCAGTTTGAAAAATTTAAAGTACTAAAAGAGGAAAAAGAGAAGGTACAGCTACAGTTAATTGAAGATTTAAAAGTACGTGAAAAAGTAATTGAAGATAAAGTAGTAGAACGTACCAATGAGATAGCAAAACAGAAAGAAGTTATTGATGTAAAAAATAAAGAACTTGAATGGGTTAACGACGAATTAAACAAGCAAAGATTACAGATTCAAAGCCTAAATAAAAAGCTTACCGTAGAAAACGAACAACTTATTGAAGATGTAGGGCATTTAGAAACAGCAAGGGTTTTAATGCAAGAAGTAACTTTTGAAGAGTTTGAAAAAATGTTTCCTTCTGATGAGATGTGCTACAATTATTTAGAAGAAATTAAATGGAAAGAAGGTTTTACTTGTAAAAAATGTGGAGGAACAGACTACGCTAAAGGTACTGGCGTGAATTCTAGAAGGTGTAAAAAATGTAACTATAATGAATCTGTTACTTCTGGTACTTTATTTCATAGGTTACACTTCCCAATTCAGAAAGCATTCTATATGGTGTTTATTGTTTTTTCTAAAGATGGAGATATCTCATCTACTAAACTTTCAGAAATATTAGAAATGAGACAGAATACTTGTTGGAAGTTTTCTAAAAAGATTAAGGAATCTATAGAACTCAAAAAAGAGGTATTAGGATCTGAAGATTTACTAAAACAAAAAGGTTGGGAAGAATTGATTTTAAATTAA
- a CDS encoding SusC/RagA family TonB-linked outer membrane protein yields the protein MKSLLQSKQLVTLFLGALLFMSAGLVSAQERIVSGTITDSKDGSALPGVNVKIKGSTTGTITDFDGQFKLSLDPEASEIIFSFIGYTAKTVSIGQQTTFNIKLDEDVEQLEEVVVVGYQVQKKSVVTGAIASVKSEDITQTPVQNAAQALQGKTPGVLVTPVSGQPGAGIDIRVRGTGSNGSNSPLYVVDGVQMDNINFLNPNDIESIEVLKDAASAAIYGSRGANGVVLVSTKKGKEGRTIVSYDGYYGVQEPWRKTPLMNANEYMMFHNEGAINAGNAPAFSADEMAKNTTDTNWQDEMFQSAPIQSHNVQMAGGTETSQFMASVGYFGQKGIVAPEKSNFDRYTIRLNSSHKISDYFKAGSNITFSREEKAGINEQNQFGGVLQNALLHDPLTTVWEDDATKIQEYDALPVRPANKDGRYYGISDRGLREVVNPMARINNTYSEDASNKFLGNIFLEVTPGVKGLRFRTDFGVDVGNWYNRGYNPEAYYNEVNQVATSGVNQQAGNYFTYQWENILTYDLDLGEGHKLNFLAGTTLRNSSGRDQGSSRNNLQIPGWQYAWVSNGADDETQKGWGGNWEHRLVSFFGKVDYNYKDKYLLSGTARYDGSSNFGPNNKFGFFPSVQAGWIASNEEFLKSSDVVNFLKLRASWGKVGNENIGSFGYLELFGSTPSYPIGTAQNMVPGYGITRMSNPDLKWEAAAEVNIGIDAGFLDDKITTTLDVYSRERQDLLGTQPVPGFTGVGGPLYNLGSVTNKGIEASVTYSKRDGDFHFDITANASYNDNNVTKIANGDGKIYGPGLFQTEGQLMMEEGHALPYFYGFKTAGIFQNQGEIDAHAKEGNAIQPDAQPGDIRYVDINGDGKIDNNDRTDIGNPVHAWMYGLNVRMDYKGFDFSMFWQGQAGGQLVNGTLRNDLTQGQNYPVRYLNRWTGEGTTNEFPRFTYADNNKNMTRLNDMVHVEDASYLRLKNLQIGYTLPQQLSQKAGMSKLRVYVSGNNLITITDYSGMDPEVAHGGSWIGFDNGSYPQARAYLLGLNVTF from the coding sequence ATGAAATCACTTCTACAATCAAAACAACTAGTAACCTTATTTTTAGGTGCTTTGTTGTTTATGTCAGCGGGCTTAGTCTCTGCCCAAGAACGTATCGTTTCTGGTACAATTACAGACTCAAAAGACGGAAGCGCTCTACCAGGTGTAAACGTAAAAATTAAAGGATCAACAACAGGTACAATCACCGATTTTGATGGTCAGTTTAAACTATCTTTAGATCCAGAAGCTTCAGAGATTATTTTCTCTTTTATTGGATATACTGCAAAAACTGTTTCAATAGGACAGCAAACTACATTTAATATTAAATTGGATGAAGACGTAGAACAGCTAGAAGAAGTAGTTGTTGTAGGTTACCAAGTTCAAAAGAAATCAGTTGTAACAGGTGCAATTGCATCAGTTAAATCTGAAGACATTACACAAACTCCTGTACAAAACGCAGCACAAGCATTACAAGGTAAAACACCAGGTGTTCTTGTAACTCCAGTTTCTGGTCAGCCAGGTGCAGGTATTGACATTCGTGTACGTGGTACAGGTTCTAACGGTTCTAACTCTCCGTTATACGTAGTAGATGGAGTACAAATGGATAACATTAACTTCTTAAACCCTAATGATATTGAATCTATTGAAGTATTAAAGGATGCAGCTTCTGCAGCAATTTATGGTTCACGTGGTGCAAACGGTGTTGTTTTAGTTTCTACTAAGAAAGGTAAAGAAGGAAGAACAATCGTTTCTTACGATGGTTACTATGGTGTTCAAGAGCCTTGGAGAAAAACTCCATTGATGAATGCTAATGAGTATATGATGTTCCACAACGAAGGAGCAATCAACGCAGGTAATGCACCAGCATTTTCAGCAGATGAAATGGCTAAAAATACTACAGATACTAACTGGCAAGATGAAATGTTCCAATCAGCACCAATTCAAAGCCATAACGTACAAATGGCAGGTGGTACTGAAACATCTCAATTTATGGCATCAGTTGGTTATTTTGGTCAAAAAGGTATTGTAGCTCCAGAGAAATCAAATTTTGATAGATATACAATTCGTTTAAATTCTTCTCATAAGATTTCAGACTATTTTAAAGCAGGTTCAAATATCACTTTCTCTAGAGAAGAAAAGGCAGGTATAAATGAGCAAAACCAATTCGGTGGTGTTTTACAGAATGCTTTATTGCATGACCCACTTACAACAGTATGGGAAGATGATGCAACAAAAATTCAAGAATACGATGCATTACCAGTTAGACCAGCAAATAAAGATGGCCGTTACTATGGTATATCTGATAGAGGTTTAAGAGAAGTTGTTAACCCAATGGCACGTATTAATAATACATACAGTGAAGATGCAAGTAACAAATTCTTAGGAAATATTTTTCTTGAAGTAACTCCAGGTGTTAAAGGCTTACGTTTTAGAACAGATTTTGGTGTTGATGTTGGAAACTGGTATAACAGAGGTTACAATCCAGAAGCATATTATAATGAAGTAAATCAAGTGGCAACTTCTGGTGTTAACCAACAAGCTGGTAACTACTTTACTTACCAATGGGAGAATATATTAACATACGATTTAGATCTTGGAGAAGGTCATAAATTAAATTTCTTAGCAGGTACTACATTACGTAATAGCTCAGGAAGAGATCAAGGTTCTTCAAGAAATAACTTACAAATTCCAGGATGGCAATATGCATGGGTATCTAATGGTGCTGATGATGAGACACAGAAAGGATGGGGTGGTAATTGGGAACACCGTTTAGTATCTTTCTTTGGAAAAGTTGATTACAACTACAAAGATAAATACCTTTTAAGTGGTACAGCTCGTTACGATGGTTCATCTAACTTTGGACCTAACAATAAATTTGGTTTCTTCCCTTCGGTACAAGCTGGATGGATTGCATCTAATGAAGAGTTCTTGAAATCTAGTGATGTTGTTAACTTCTTAAAACTAAGAGCTTCTTGGGGTAAAGTTGGTAATGAAAATATTGGTTCATTTGGTTACTTAGAATTATTTGGTAGCACACCTTCATATCCAATAGGTACAGCACAAAACATGGTACCAGGTTATGGTATTACTAGAATGTCTAACCCAGATTTAAAATGGGAAGCAGCAGCAGAAGTTAACATTGGTATTGATGCTGGTTTCTTAGACGACAAAATTACAACTACTTTAGATGTTTACTCTAGAGAGCGTCAAGATTTATTAGGAACACAACCTGTACCTGGTTTCACAGGTGTTGGAGGTCCTTTATATAACTTAGGTAGTGTAACAAACAAAGGTATTGAAGCATCTGTTACTTATTCGAAAAGAGACGGTGACTTCCACTTTGATATCACAGCAAACGCTTCTTATAACGATAATAACGTTACAAAAATTGCAAACGGTGATGGTAAAATTTACGGTCCTGGTTTATTCCAAACTGAAGGTCAGTTAATGATGGAAGAAGGACATGCACTTCCTTACTTCTACGGTTTCAAAACTGCTGGTATCTTCCAAAATCAAGGTGAAATTGATGCTCACGCAAAAGAAGGTAACGCAATTCAGCCAGATGCTCAACCAGGTGATATCAGATATGTTGATATTAACGGTGACGGTAAAATTGACAACAATGATAGAACAGATATTGGTAACCCAGTTCATGCATGGATGTATGGTCTTAACGTAAGAATGGATTACAAAGGGTTTGATTTCTCAATGTTCTGGCAAGGTCAAGCTGGTGGTCAGTTAGTAAACGGTACATTACGTAACGATTTAACTCAAGGTCAAAATTACCCAGTTCGTTATTTAAACCGTTGGACGGGTGAAGGAACAACAAATGAATTCCCTCGCTTTACTTACGCTGATAACAACAAGAACATGACAAGGTTAAATGATATGGTACATGTTGAAGATGCTTCTTACTTAAGATTAAAGAACCTTCAAATTGGTTACACATTACCTCAGCAACTTTCACAAAAAGCGGGTATGAGTAAATTAAGAGTGTATGTATCAGGTAACAACTTAATCACTATTACAGATTACTCAGGTATGGATCCTGAAGTAGCACATGGTGGTTCTTGGATCGGATTCGATAATGGATCTTATCCACAAGCTAGAGCTTACCTACTTGGTTTAAATGTTACATTCTAA
- a CDS encoding RagB/SusD family nutrient uptake outer membrane protein, whose product MKIKHILIAGGLALGSLSMTSCADYLELQPTNAQTSDTFFRSSTEARQALVGIYEKLRSDYNGAPNSTPMFDMAMGDDAYVGGDPSGTDMIYYQQMSKFQAQTNNEAGQAAWNKCFGGIQRANTLLANYDKIEFTTAETEIQSQYKGEATFLRAHYYFELARLFENIPVFTVPLSGDEWKAVEQSTVDNTYATIAKDIMDAIPLMATAIPEGEEGRLNQFAAKAELVKIFMFYTGVYGKSELPVLDGTAISKADIITIADDVITNSGATLATNYEDLFNQSGNYNKEVLFEIPFANTGSGDWGDWSYGSIFCQMSGPRGYNTDLLAQGWGFTSPSRELEAAYEANDSRKAATLVYAKDLIDLSGSVYQAQYNFTSMHSNKYTTHGWNKATVNVELNWAQNYHYIRLADILLLAAELNVTTDAGKALGYFNQVRTRAGLAPKGAITIVDIQNERRTELALEGHRYFDVLRRGLTAAAAELNVTGYTLTPPTDTDPSYVDDNGNNLTGDVGKADSYNVSFDAAKRGFLPIPQVEVDLHSMLKQNAGY is encoded by the coding sequence ATGAAAATTAAACATATATTAATCGCAGGTGGTCTTGCATTGGGTTCATTATCAATGACATCTTGTGCTGATTACTTAGAGCTTCAACCAACGAATGCTCAAACTTCAGATACTTTTTTCAGATCTTCTACAGAAGCAAGACAAGCATTAGTAGGTATCTACGAGAAATTACGTTCAGATTACAATGGTGCTCCTAACAGTACACCAATGTTTGATATGGCAATGGGTGATGATGCTTATGTTGGTGGAGATCCATCTGGTACAGATATGATTTACTACCAACAAATGAGTAAGTTCCAAGCGCAAACAAATAACGAAGCTGGACAAGCAGCTTGGAATAAATGTTTTGGTGGTATACAGAGAGCAAACACTTTGTTAGCCAACTACGATAAGATTGAGTTTACTACAGCAGAGACTGAAATTCAATCTCAGTATAAAGGAGAGGCAACTTTCCTAAGAGCACACTACTACTTTGAATTAGCTCGTTTATTCGAGAACATTCCAGTATTTACTGTTCCTTTAAGTGGTGATGAGTGGAAAGCAGTAGAGCAATCTACAGTAGATAATACATATGCTACAATTGCTAAAGACATTATGGATGCAATTCCATTAATGGCAACAGCAATTCCTGAAGGAGAAGAAGGACGTTTAAATCAGTTTGCAGCAAAAGCAGAATTGGTTAAAATCTTTATGTTCTACACAGGTGTTTATGGTAAATCTGAACTACCTGTTTTAGACGGGACTGCAATTTCTAAGGCGGATATTATCACAATTGCAGATGATGTGATCACTAATTCGGGAGCTACTTTAGCGACTAATTACGAAGATCTATTCAACCAGAGTGGTAACTACAATAAGGAAGTTTTATTTGAAATTCCTTTTGCAAACACAGGTTCAGGTGATTGGGGAGACTGGTCTTACGGTAGCATTTTCTGTCAAATGTCTGGACCTAGAGGGTACAATACAGATCTTCTTGCTCAAGGCTGGGGTTTTACTTCTCCTTCAAGAGAGCTAGAAGCAGCTTATGAAGCGAATGATTCACGTAAAGCAGCAACATTAGTATATGCGAAAGATTTGATTGATTTAAGTGGTTCTGTGTATCAAGCACAGTATAACTTTACCTCAATGCATTCTAACAAGTATACAACACATGGTTGGAATAAGGCTACGGTTAATGTTGAGTTAAACTGGGCACAAAATTATCATTACATTCGTTTAGCTGATATCTTATTATTAGCAGCTGAATTAAATGTGACAACAGATGCAGGTAAGGCATTAGGATATTTTAACCAAGTAAGAACTCGTGCTGGTTTAGCACCAAAAGGAGCAATTACTATAGTTGATATCCAAAACGAAAGAAGAACTGAGTTAGCATTAGAAGGACATAGATACTTTGATGTTTTACGTAGAGGCTTAACAGCAGCAGCAGCGGAACTAAATGTAACAGGTTATACATTAACTCCTCCAACTGATACCGATCCATCTTATGTAGATGATAATGGTAATAATTTAACTGGAGATGTTGGTAAAGCAGATTCTTACAATGTATCATTCGATGCAGCAAAAAGAGGTTTCTTACCTATTCCACAAGTTGAAGTAGATTTACATTCAATGTTAAAGCAAAACGCTGGTTACTAA
- a CDS encoding PKD domain-containing protein produces the protein MKKYIYSFLSLVVLLGMTACTEDKPDVGPAPTSDDVTFTMQPTADNPNIIEFTNTTSGSIAYWSFGTGASAKGDQVSAEYAVKGDYEVSLMVVTKGGQATSTQTITIANTDYALLNRADYNFLTGGADSLNGKGWKFDKMTTGHMGIGDPAESTPNWWAANALDKDGRGAYDDLMRFNLNGFKYDLTNNGDTYAKNYERDFFTSRGGTLISEDDDDTWAITFDDQSNWNWSISERDGKSYLQFSGDGFPSWQVGGSQEYEIQTLNEDELYLRTIGGDGNAWYLGFIREGYERPVVPPTPKPYESNDLFDTFMGSSSDVLNLVSDAGLAFTDNFEFNASPASPSQFVGKYERVSGDNPWQNLQSELPFRIDLTSRAVFKMKAYLPSTNDYSGDLAQTVVVKLHDSLQGGNSWQTQEQVVHTITQTDTWVELTFDFSAVSSRTDFDKIIIQIGGEGHQVPGTFYISDFRLEQ, from the coding sequence ATGAAAAAATATATATATTCATTCTTAAGTTTAGTTGTTCTTTTAGGAATGACAGCTTGTACTGAAGATAAACCAGATGTAGGACCAGCGCCTACATCTGATGATGTAACGTTTACTATGCAGCCTACTGCAGATAACCCTAACATCATTGAATTTACAAATACCACTTCTGGATCAATTGCTTATTGGTCATTTGGAACTGGTGCGTCAGCTAAAGGAGATCAAGTATCTGCAGAGTATGCTGTTAAAGGAGATTATGAAGTAAGTCTAATGGTAGTTACTAAGGGTGGTCAAGCGACTTCAACTCAAACTATCACTATAGCAAATACAGACTATGCTTTACTTAATAGAGCTGATTATAATTTTCTAACAGGTGGTGCTGATTCATTGAATGGAAAAGGTTGGAAATTTGATAAAATGACTACTGGTCATATGGGTATTGGTGATCCAGCTGAATCAACACCAAATTGGTGGGCAGCTAATGCTTTAGATAAAGATGGTAGAGGTGCTTATGATGATTTGATGAGATTTAACTTAAATGGCTTCAAGTATGATCTAACTAATAATGGTGATACCTATGCTAAGAATTATGAAAGAGACTTCTTTACTTCTAGAGGTGGTACATTAATTTCAGAGGATGATGATGATACTTGGGCAATCACTTTTGATGATCAATCTAATTGGAATTGGTCAATATCTGAGCGCGATGGAAAGAGTTACCTTCAGTTTAGCGGAGATGGATTTCCATCATGGCAAGTTGGTGGTTCACAAGAATATGAAATTCAAACTTTGAACGAAGATGAATTATATTTACGTACAATTGGTGGAGATGGAAATGCTTGGTATTTAGGATTTATCCGCGAAGGTTATGAAAGACCAGTGGTTCCTCCAACTCCAAAGCCTTATGAATCAAATGATTTATTTGATACATTCATGGGATCATCATCAGACGTTTTAAACCTTGTTTCTGATGCAGGTTTAGCATTTACTGATAATTTCGAATTTAACGCTTCTCCTGCAAGTCCATCACAATTTGTAGGTAAATATGAAAGAGTATCTGGAGATAATCCATGGCAAAACCTTCAATCTGAATTACCATTTAGAATTGATTTAACATCAAGAGCTGTGTTTAAAATGAAAGCTTATCTTCCATCTACAAATGATTATTCTGGAGATTTAGCTCAGACAGTAGTAGTTAAGCTACATGATTCATTGCAAGGAGGAAACTCTTGGCAAACACAAGAACAAGTTGTTCACACAATAACACAAACTGATACTTGGGTAGAGTTAACATTTGATTTCTCTGCAGTATCTTCAAGAACTGATTTTGATAAAATTATTATCCAAATTGGAGGAGAAGGACATCAAGTACCTGGTACATTCTATATCTCTGATTTTAGATTAGAACAATAA
- a CDS encoding glycoside hydrolase family 3 N-terminal domain-containing protein → MKNIFVKGLATAALCSVLYGFNSPEVPQKQKENIEIVMNSNLSIEEKVDKILMQLTLEEKVGQMTQITLDVITKGENVFVSDEPLELDKKLLEEAIKKYKIGSVLNTANNRARTPEKWNEIITQIQKVAMKEIGVPVLYGVDAIHGTTYTAGATFFPQQIGMAATWNPELNRQGASVTAYETRASSIPWDFSPVLDMGRNPAWPRIWETYGEDVYLTSQMGIAAIDGYEGKDNDLSDPTKVAACIKHFIGYGSERSGKDRTPSYLPEIELREHYLPSYKAAIDAGAHTIMINSGIINGVPVHASYEMLTKLLKEELGFEGLVVTDWADIENLHNRDKVAVSHKEAVKQSINAGIDMSMVPYNFDFAPYLIELVNEGEVPMSRIDDAVKRILKVKMELGLFEKPAPKKGDYPKFGSKEHEQVAYNAASESITLLKNDKGILPLSKDSKILVAGPNANSMRTLNGGWTYSWQGEKTEEFAQDYNTILESVQNEFGKDNVKFASGVEYKHDGLYHEEQNIDIDAAVKAAEGVDVILLCLGENTYTETPGNLHDLYISQNQRKLAEALAKTGKPVVLVLNEGRPRLISQFEGDMSAVVQTFLPGNFGGDALADILSGDVNPSGKLPYSYPMYPNSLGTYDHKPSEASEKMEGMYDYNSSLPFQYPFGFGLSYTTYEYSDIKISSESILPSADFTVSITVKNTGKVEGKEVVQLYTKDLYASITPDNKRLRRFEKITLKPGESKVVTFELNGKDLAFIGADNKKLVEAGDFKLMIGNQSKGFKVSESISF, encoded by the coding sequence ATGAAAAATATTTTTGTAAAAGGACTTGCAACAGCGGCTCTTTGTTCTGTACTTTATGGATTTAATTCGCCAGAAGTTCCTCAGAAACAAAAAGAGAATATTGAAATAGTAATGAATAGTAACTTATCAATTGAAGAAAAAGTTGATAAGATATTAATGCAGTTAACTTTAGAGGAAAAAGTGGGTCAGATGACTCAGATAACTCTAGATGTTATTACCAAAGGAGAGAATGTATTTGTAAGTGATGAGCCTTTAGAACTTGATAAAAAGTTACTTGAAGAGGCTATCAAAAAATATAAAATTGGGTCTGTATTAAATACAGCCAATAACAGAGCTCGTACTCCTGAAAAGTGGAATGAAATCATTACACAAATTCAGAAGGTAGCTATGAAAGAAATTGGAGTTCCAGTATTGTATGGTGTAGACGCAATTCACGGAACTACGTATACGGCTGGAGCAACATTTTTTCCACAACAAATTGGTATGGCAGCAACATGGAATCCTGAATTAAATCGTCAGGGTGCTTCTGTAACTGCTTATGAAACTAGAGCTAGTTCAATTCCTTGGGATTTTTCACCGGTTTTAGATATGGGGAGAAACCCAGCATGGCCACGTATTTGGGAAACATACGGCGAAGATGTTTATTTAACTTCTCAAATGGGTATTGCTGCAATTGATGGTTACGAAGGAAAAGACAATGATTTGTCAGATCCAACAAAAGTAGCTGCTTGTATCAAACACTTTATTGGTTATGGTAGCGAACGTTCTGGTAAAGATAGAACACCTTCATACTTGCCAGAAATTGAATTAAGAGAGCATTATTTACCTTCTTACAAAGCTGCAATTGATGCAGGAGCTCATACTATTATGATCAACTCCGGAATTATTAACGGAGTTCCAGTTCATGCTAGTTATGAGATGTTGACTAAACTTTTAAAAGAAGAACTAGGCTTTGAAGGTTTAGTAGTGACAGATTGGGCAGATATTGAAAACCTACACAATAGAGATAAAGTTGCTGTATCGCATAAAGAAGCAGTAAAACAATCTATTAATGCAGGGATTGATATGTCGATGGTTCCTTATAACTTCGATTTCGCTCCTTACCTTATTGAGTTAGTGAACGAAGGTGAGGTACCAATGTCAAGAATTGACGATGCGGTAAAAAGAATATTAAAAGTGAAAATGGAATTAGGCTTATTTGAAAAGCCTGCTCCTAAAAAAGGAGATTATCCTAAATTTGGAAGTAAAGAGCATGAGCAAGTTGCTTACAATGCTGCTTCTGAATCGATCACTTTATTAAAGAACGATAAGGGGATTTTACCTTTATCAAAAGATTCTAAAATTTTAGTAGCGGGTCCTAACGCAAACTCAATGCGTACATTGAATGGGGGTTGGACATACTCTTGGCAAGGTGAAAAGACAGAAGAATTTGCTCAAGATTACAATACAATTTTAGAGTCTGTTCAAAATGAATTTGGAAAAGACAATGTGAAATTTGCTTCTGGAGTAGAATATAAGCACGATGGTTTATATCACGAAGAACAAAATATTGATATTGATGCAGCAGTAAAAGCAGCGGAAGGTGTTGATGTAATTTTACTTTGTTTAGGAGAGAATACATATACAGAAACTCCTGGTAACTTACACGATTTGTATATTTCACAAAATCAAAGAAAGTTAGCAGAAGCTCTTGCAAAAACAGGAAAGCCTGTAGTGTTGGTATTAAATGAAGGACGTCCTCGTTTAATCTCTCAATTTGAAGGTGATATGTCTGCAGTTGTTCAGACTTTTTTACCTGGTAATTTTGGTGGAGATGCTTTAGCTGATATTTTATCAGGTGATGTAAACCCAAGTGGTAAACTACCTTATTCTTACCCTATGTACCCTAACTCATTAGGAACATATGATCATAAGCCGTCAGAAGCTTCTGAAAAAATGGAAGGTATGTATGATTATAATTCATCATTGCCATTCCAATACCCATTTGGATTTGGTTTAAGTTATACAACTTACGAATATTCAGATATTAAAATTTCTTCAGAATCTATTCTTCCAAGTGCAGATTTTACAGTATCTATTACAGTAAAAAACACAGGTAAAGTAGAAGGTAAAGAAGTTGTACAGTTGTATACAAAAGACCTTTATGCTTCTATCACACCAGATAATAAAAGGTTAAGAAGATTTGAAAAAATCACACTTAAGCCAGGAGAATCAAAGGTTGTTACTTTTGAATTGAATGGAAAAGATTTAGCTTTTATTGGTGCTGATAATAAGAAGCTTGTTGAAGCTGGTGATTTTAAATTAATGATTGGAAATCAATCAAAAGGATTTAAAGTTTCAGAATCAATTTCATTCTAA